The following are encoded in a window of Carya illinoinensis cultivar Pawnee chromosome 15, C.illinoinensisPawnee_v1, whole genome shotgun sequence genomic DNA:
- the LOC122297752 gene encoding uncharacterized protein LOC122297752: MSEKRKEREKKVLYLTVISRVPSKRVPERGRGRKSHHNPELEIEGHGGACRSRGKKGRMILIISEGRHLGRLGNNAEISQGLSVEKGSIYSVTFSAARTCAQLESLNVSVPPALQTIDLQMLYNVQGCDPYAYAFEAGEEEVSLVFRNPGMEDDPTCGPIIDDIAIKKLFTPDRPKAIQHISELYK, from the exons ATGTCGGAGAAGAGGAAGGAGCGGGAGAAGAAG GTCCTGTACCTAACGGTGATTTCGAGAGTCCCTAGCAAACGGGTTCCCGAGCGTGGCCGTGGGAGAAAGAGCCACCACAATCCCGAGCTGGAAATCGAAGGGCACGGTGGAGCTTGTAGAAGCAGGGGAAAAAAGGGCCGGATGATACTCATCATATCGGAAGGTAGACACTTGGGGCGGCTCGGTAACAACGCCGAGATCAGCCAGGGGCTGAGCGTGGAGAAAGGGTCCATTTACTCGGTCACCTTCAGCGCCGCCCGCACCTGCGCGCAGTTGGAGTCGCTGAACGTGTCGGTGCCGCCAGCGTTGCAGACGATAGACTTGCAAATGCTGTACAACGTGCAGGGGTGTGACCCATACGCCTACGCGTTCGAGGCGGGTGAGGAAGAGGTGAGTTTGGTTTTTAGGAATCCGGGCATGGAGGATGACCCCACTTGTGGGCCCATCATTGACGATATTGCCATCAAAAAGCTCTTCACTCCCGATAGACCCAAAG CTATTCAACACATATCGGAGCTTTACAAGTGA